The following are encoded in a window of Roseimaritima ulvae genomic DNA:
- a CDS encoding cupin domain-containing protein → MGMTHPPIIRKASEGRRIGIVGDVYRFLATGKETDGKYAAFEAIVPPGSGPPPHVHSREEESFLVLEGEVTFKLGEERLVAVEGTFLNMPVGSLHCFKNESDKTARLLISFAPAGLEEMFFEVGLPLPDEVELAPPPSQADINKLLEVAPRYGVEIKVPQE, encoded by the coding sequence ATGGGCATGACACATCCACCAATCATTCGGAAGGCCAGCGAAGGACGAAGGATCGGAATTGTCGGTGATGTGTACCGCTTCCTCGCTACCGGGAAAGAGACCGACGGTAAGTACGCTGCGTTCGAGGCAATCGTGCCACCGGGTAGCGGTCCTCCACCGCATGTTCACAGTCGGGAAGAAGAATCGTTTCTTGTGCTTGAAGGCGAAGTGACATTTAAACTCGGTGAAGAGCGATTGGTTGCCGTTGAGGGCACTTTTCTGAACATGCCTGTGGGCAGCCTGCATTGCTTTAAGAACGAGAGCGACAAGACGGCTCGTCTGTTGATCTCCTTCGCTCCAGCCGGGCTGGAGGAGATGTTTTTCGAGGTCGGGCTACCACTGCCGGACGAAGTAGAGCTGGCACCGCCGCCGAGTCAGGCCGACATCAATAAATTGTTAGAAGTTGCGCCACGCTACGGCGTCGAAATCAAAGTGCCACAAGAGTGA
- a CDS encoding ISL3 family transposase has protein sequence MSQLSWIFYHGSMNELHAHYRLLLGLDDQWQVQNVDLQMEANSVVIQLRHSGGKLCCPECQDECSRADTAPTRQWRHLDTMQFETIIEAAIPRSKCDRCGVKTIAVPWAGKHSRFTLMFEAFAIKVLQAASSVSAATKLLKLSWKTAHELMQRGVERGLQRRDTDPIETLGIDEKSFGKGQDYVSLMVDLEGSRVLEVVKDRSETSCDKLFDSLTDEQKSGIRAVAVDFWQAFRNSIVKQVPQAKIVHDHFHISQYLGEAVDLVRRRENKLLRSEGINDLTGTRQLWLYNEETLDDATQKQIEDIRQVAIKTARAWGIKEMFRDFWTYRSGAWAKKFFDRWYAWAIRSKLDPIKKVARMLKKHLAGLLAYFEYSITNAKSEAFNGRVQAIKSAARGFRNFENYRTRILFYCGALKMEPDFSH, from the coding sequence ATGTCCCAGCTGTCTTGGATTTTCTATCATGGCAGCATGAATGAACTACATGCCCACTATCGTTTGCTGCTGGGACTTGATGACCAGTGGCAGGTCCAGAACGTTGACCTTCAGATGGAAGCCAATAGTGTCGTCATCCAATTACGTCACTCTGGCGGCAAGCTCTGCTGCCCCGAGTGCCAGGACGAATGCTCTCGTGCGGATACCGCGCCAACGCGTCAGTGGAGGCACTTGGACACGATGCAGTTCGAGACCATTATCGAAGCGGCAATTCCTCGTTCAAAATGCGATCGGTGCGGTGTGAAAACGATTGCCGTACCCTGGGCAGGGAAGCACTCTCGATTCACGCTGATGTTTGAAGCTTTTGCGATCAAAGTCCTTCAGGCGGCTAGCAGCGTTTCGGCGGCGACCAAGTTACTGAAGCTCTCTTGGAAGACCGCTCACGAGCTCATGCAACGCGGGGTTGAGCGAGGACTACAGCGTCGTGATACCGATCCGATTGAAACCCTGGGCATTGATGAAAAGAGCTTTGGCAAAGGTCAGGACTACGTGTCGCTGATGGTTGACCTGGAAGGATCGCGAGTGCTGGAAGTCGTCAAAGACCGCAGCGAGACATCTTGTGACAAACTCTTTGACAGTCTCACCGATGAGCAAAAATCGGGCATTCGGGCAGTCGCCGTGGACTTCTGGCAAGCTTTTCGAAACAGCATTGTCAAACAAGTTCCCCAGGCGAAGATCGTTCACGACCATTTCCACATCAGCCAATACCTCGGCGAAGCGGTCGATCTGGTTCGACGCCGAGAGAACAAACTGCTCCGAAGCGAAGGCATTAATGACCTGACGGGTACGCGTCAACTTTGGCTCTACAACGAGGAGACTCTTGATGATGCCACGCAAAAGCAAATCGAAGACATTCGGCAAGTCGCGATCAAGACGGCACGTGCGTGGGGAATCAAGGAGATGTTTCGTGACTTCTGGACATACCGCAGCGGCGCTTGGGCGAAGAAGTTCTTTGACCGTTGGTACGCATGGGCCATTCGTAGCAAACTCGATCCGATCAAGAAGGTTGCGAGAATGCTCAAGAAACACCTCGCCGGCTTGCTGGCCTACTTCGAGTACTCCATCACCAATGCCAAAAGTGAGGCCTTCAACGGTCGAGTGCAGGCCATCAAGTCGGCGGCCCGCGGCTTTCGCAACTTCGAGAACTACCGCACCCGCATCTTGTTTTATTGTGGGGCCCTAAAGATGGAGCCCGATTTCAGCCACTAA
- a CDS encoding MFS transporter, whose product MTSPAVPAASDEAPPSSPDDSLQPRPVVEPTAVTVLVSLSVAHMLNDIIQSLIPATYPLLRDSLKLSYGDIGLITFAFQLTASLLQPVVGMYTDRKPKPFSLAIGMGMTLLGLLWFSQAETLAMLMASAALIGTGSSIFHPEASRMAHLAAGGRHGFAQSLFQVGGNFGTSLGPLLAAAIIFPFGQGAIAWFAVIALIGIVVLTKVGAWYHGKLASHAAQGKTSPPRRHATLNRRQVGAAIGVLVALVLSKFIYLVCFTSYYALYMEEKFGLGKQQSQLCSFAFLFAVAVGTFAGGPLGDRFGRKLVIWFSILGVAPFALALPHAGLVGTIVLTIFIGMILASAFSAILVFAQELLPGRVGTVAGLFFGFAFGISAIAAAVLGEWADRTSLEHVFQMCAYLPLMGIIAALLPQLERQAA is encoded by the coding sequence ATGACCAGCCCCGCCGTTCCCGCCGCCTCCGATGAGGCTCCCCCGTCGAGTCCCGACGACTCTTTGCAGCCCAGACCCGTCGTTGAACCGACCGCGGTGACTGTGCTGGTCTCGCTCAGCGTCGCGCACATGCTGAACGACATCATTCAATCGTTGATTCCAGCCACTTATCCCCTGCTGCGCGACTCGCTGAAGCTCAGCTATGGCGACATCGGGTTGATCACGTTCGCGTTCCAGCTGACCGCGTCGCTGCTGCAACCGGTGGTCGGCATGTATACCGATCGCAAGCCGAAGCCATTTTCGTTGGCGATCGGCATGGGCATGACGCTGCTCGGACTGCTGTGGTTTTCGCAAGCCGAAACGCTGGCGATGTTGATGGCATCGGCTGCCCTGATCGGCACTGGTTCCAGTATCTTCCACCCCGAAGCGTCGCGGATGGCTCATCTGGCTGCGGGCGGCCGTCATGGCTTTGCACAGTCGTTGTTCCAGGTTGGCGGCAACTTTGGCACCTCGCTGGGCCCGTTGTTGGCAGCCGCGATCATCTTTCCTTTCGGTCAGGGGGCGATTGCCTGGTTTGCGGTGATCGCCTTGATTGGCATCGTGGTGCTGACGAAGGTGGGCGCCTGGTATCACGGCAAGCTGGCGAGTCACGCGGCCCAGGGAAAAACGTCCCCGCCCCGGCGACACGCCACGTTGAATCGCCGACAAGTTGGTGCCGCGATCGGAGTATTGGTGGCGTTGGTGTTGTCGAAGTTCATCTACTTGGTGTGCTTTACCAGTTACTATGCGCTGTATATGGAAGAGAAGTTCGGGCTCGGCAAGCAGCAGTCGCAACTGTGCTCCTTCGCCTTCCTGTTCGCCGTCGCCGTAGGCACCTTTGCGGGCGGTCCCCTAGGAGATCGCTTCGGACGGAAGCTTGTGATTTGGTTTTCGATCCTCGGCGTGGCACCTTTTGCGTTGGCGTTACCGCACGCCGGGCTGGTGGGCACGATCGTGTTGACGATTTTTATCGGGATGATTCTGGCCTCGGCATTTTCGGCGATCCTGGTGTTTGCCCAGGAGCTGCTGCCGGGCCGCGTGGGCACCGTGGCGGGATTGTTCTTCGGCTTCGCATTCGGGATCAGCGCGATCGCCGCGGCGGTGTTGGGCGAGTGGGCCGATCGAACAAGTTTGGAACACGTCTTCCAGATGTGTGCCTACCTCCCACTGATGGGCATCATCGCCGCGCTATTACCACAGCTCGAGCGGCAGGCAGCATAA
- a CDS encoding alpha/beta hydrolase family protein, giving the protein MTISRLCLLLLIACCSLHAFAQANAEPTVGTPGVWPIERLKSEIPKFRIEDPIAKIQSLIFEGEQVDGNTTEVFAFYASPKTLGHSDGDETYPGIVLIHGGGGTAFADWVWLWANRGYAAIAMDLGGQRPPAPEFDEAGQLKPHTGHPRATRVRLAKGGVAAGHPQKFDSIGGRIDDDWPYHAVANVMRAHTLLRSFADVDAERTAVTGISWGGYTTCLVASLDDRFKAAVPVYGCGFLHEGESVQKPSIDRLGERRDAWVAAYDPGSHLAKCTVPTLWVNGTHDIHYVLDSYAKSYSLVQAPRTMRIEPRMPHGHQAGWNPPEIQLFIDSILKGTTPLATVGEMQVSDNGTVTVPYHSDTKIVQAALHYTTESGLRSKRQWQRVEAKIVDGKVTAEGLPQEANTWIVTLTDARGAMVSSEVGLR; this is encoded by the coding sequence ATGACGATCTCCCGTTTATGTTTGCTATTGCTGATCGCTTGCTGTTCCCTCCACGCTTTCGCCCAAGCCAATGCTGAACCGACCGTTGGTACTCCGGGTGTTTGGCCGATCGAACGGTTAAAATCTGAAATTCCCAAGTTTCGTATTGAAGATCCGATCGCAAAAATTCAGTCCTTGATCTTTGAGGGCGAACAGGTGGATGGGAATACCACCGAAGTGTTTGCGTTTTACGCTTCGCCCAAAACTTTGGGGCACAGCGATGGCGATGAAACGTATCCTGGGATCGTTTTGATCCATGGCGGTGGCGGAACAGCTTTTGCCGATTGGGTTTGGCTGTGGGCCAACCGGGGCTACGCCGCGATCGCTATGGACCTTGGCGGTCAGCGACCTCCGGCGCCTGAATTCGATGAGGCGGGACAGTTAAAACCTCACACTGGACACCCGCGTGCGACTAGGGTTCGACTGGCCAAGGGCGGCGTCGCGGCCGGGCATCCCCAAAAGTTCGACAGCATCGGCGGCCGCATCGACGACGACTGGCCCTACCATGCCGTGGCCAACGTGATGCGAGCTCACACCTTGCTGCGCAGTTTTGCGGACGTCGACGCGGAACGCACGGCCGTGACGGGGATCAGCTGGGGCGGCTACACGACTTGCCTGGTCGCCTCCCTGGATGATCGCTTCAAAGCCGCCGTGCCCGTGTACGGATGTGGATTTCTGCACGAAGGCGAATCTGTGCAAAAACCTTCCATCGATCGGTTGGGGGAGCGACGCGACGCCTGGGTGGCGGCCTACGATCCCGGTAGCCACCTGGCCAAATGCACGGTGCCCACGTTGTGGGTCAACGGGACGCACGACATCCACTACGTGCTCGATAGCTACGCCAAATCCTACTCGCTCGTGCAAGCTCCACGCACGATGCGGATCGAACCGCGGATGCCGCATGGGCATCAGGCCGGCTGGAATCCGCCCGAGATTCAGCTGTTCATCGATTCGATTTTAAAGGGCACCACGCCGCTGGCGACGGTGGGCGAGATGCAAGTTAGCGACAACGGAACGGTCACGGTTCCCTATCACAGCGATACCAAGATCGTCCAAGCCGCGTTGCACTATACGACCGAGTCGGGACTGCGATCCAAACGGCAATGGCAAAGAGTCGAAGCCAAAATCGTTGATGGAAAGGTCACAGCCGAGGGGCTGCCCCAGGAAGCCAACACCTGGATCGTGACGCTCACCGACGCCCGTGGCGCGATGGTTTCCAGCGAAGTCGGGTTGCGGTAA
- a CDS encoding right-handed parallel beta-helix repeat-containing protein, with protein sequence MMNPHGIGKLCAPATLVLALALFANAAGADDTASVARYDSIQAALDAHRGRLVYVPAGDYEISEKLRIRGDGSGLTGPGRIIQTHAQQPIIEIEDAEGVVVRNLTLTRGAESWNTDNEGILAIRCGDLVIDNVRVIDNRTRSAGIALRDCTDSRISRCLVKNYMRVTVDDRTASADWGYAFNCTDGTGISVTNSVGTLLEFNRVIEENLKPTREIKAKHKLGDFIKKNEHKGFIVNQTMWDAGYTDNWQQGSGIIVTSPETSDLTRIVGNHIENAAQGIDLHCDHAIVTNNMVVNSFIGMKAMHGSRNVLISGNQFIRNSLWAIGLMPGAAAHARNSDGRSIIANNIISDFGHGDAYWIWGNERSPFKFDTGQQADDPPLTDVIIQGNIIDSHGPPRYRYAVIVAGGENEPQGLKFSNNLFHAGTDGIANVELTP encoded by the coding sequence ATGATGAACCCCCACGGTATTGGTAAACTTTGCGCACCCGCCACTCTAGTTCTGGCATTGGCTCTATTCGCAAACGCAGCGGGCGCAGACGACACCGCGTCGGTGGCTCGTTACGATTCGATTCAGGCAGCTCTGGACGCCCATCGCGGCCGGCTGGTTTACGTGCCGGCTGGCGACTACGAAATCTCTGAAAAACTGCGTATTCGTGGCGATGGGTCGGGGCTGACTGGTCCGGGGCGCATCATTCAGACGCACGCTCAGCAGCCCATCATTGAAATCGAAGACGCCGAGGGTGTGGTCGTGCGCAATCTGACGCTTACCCGCGGTGCGGAAAGTTGGAACACCGACAACGAGGGAATTCTAGCCATCCGTTGTGGCGATCTTGTCATCGACAACGTTCGCGTCATCGACAATCGAACGCGTTCGGCAGGCATCGCGCTGCGAGATTGTACCGACAGCCGGATCTCGCGCTGTCTGGTCAAAAATTACATGCGTGTCACGGTCGACGACCGCACAGCGTCCGCTGACTGGGGCTATGCCTTCAACTGCACCGACGGCACGGGCATCAGTGTAACCAACAGTGTGGGCACGCTGCTCGAATTCAATCGTGTGATCGAGGAGAACTTGAAACCGACACGTGAGATCAAGGCGAAGCACAAGCTCGGCGATTTCATTAAGAAGAACGAACACAAGGGCTTTATCGTCAACCAGACGATGTGGGATGCCGGCTACACCGACAACTGGCAGCAGGGATCGGGCATCATTGTGACTTCGCCGGAAACCAGCGATCTGACGCGGATCGTGGGCAATCATATCGAAAACGCGGCCCAGGGCATCGACTTACACTGCGACCACGCAATTGTGACCAACAATATGGTCGTCAATTCTTTTATAGGTATGAAGGCGATGCACGGGTCACGCAACGTGTTGATCAGCGGAAATCAATTCATTCGAAACAGCCTGTGGGCCATTGGTTTAATGCCGGGTGCGGCCGCCCATGCCAGGAACTCCGATGGCAGATCGATAATCGCCAACAATATCATCTCCGACTTCGGTCACGGCGATGCGTACTGGATATGGGGCAACGAACGGTCTCCGTTCAAATTCGACACCGGTCAGCAAGCGGACGATCCACCGCTCACCGACGTCATCATCCAAGGAAACATCATCGACTCACATGGGCCGCCTCGCTATCGGTATGCGGTGATCGTTGCCGGTGGAGAAAACGAACCGCAGGGACTGAAGTTTTCCAACAATCTGTTTCATGCGGGGACCGACGGGATCGCCAACGTCGAGCTTACGCCTTAG